Below is a window of Halanaerobiaceae bacterium ANBcell28 DNA.
AATGAATTGGTAGGAATTTTTAAAGGTAAAATTAAGTTAGATAATATAATAGAAGGAACGTGGATGTCTCCAACTGGAGAAAAAAATATTCATTTATAATTAGCTTAAGTTCATTAGATGAAATAAAAAATATTGTATATGGAAACTGGAAAATAACAGGTTTGACAACTGCCCCCATTTATGCTATGGATGAGGAAAAAATCAAAAGTCTTATTGGAAGCGAGATAATTTATAAAAGAAATATTTTATCCATTGAACATAGTAAATATATTCATCATAAAACACTAGATCCAGAATATGATATAAGGTTATTATCTGAATTAGATTTTTGGAAAAATAATAGAGGAATTTTTTTAGAAAATATAGGAATCGATAAAGGGTTAGTAATTGCTGTTGAGGTTTATAATAAAAATTGGGAGAGATATTCAGGTTTCGGTCGTCGATTTTGGATTAAGGATGAAAATTCGTTAGTAATATTGTGGGATGGAGTATATTTTGATGTAAAAAGAATATCTGATATTTAATTAATTGATGAAATCAGACTCACAAAAGTCAGCAATCTAAGTAATAAGCATAAGCTTTTTGCTGGAGAACATCCTTTTACCGGAACAATTGAATATGCCTATGATGCCTTGAATAGGAGAATCAGTAAAGAGCTAACTCCTGGCAATGGTGGAAGGATTGAAGTAAGTGGCTATTATTACGATGGACTAGGTGTAAATGTGCTGGCAGAGTATCAGAATCTAGTGAATAATAGCCAGGGTAATAATAGAGGAAACAACAGGGGTAATCAACATAATACAGTACAAACAGATTATATTAATGAATATTTTTATGGTCATAGTCTTGTAGCTTTCAATAACTTCAAGAACCCAAATCCACGTAATCCAAGAGAAGATATTAATTTCTATCATAAAGATGGACTAGGTTGGTAGAAATTCTAATGTAGTAGAAAGATATAGCTATGATGTCTATGGTAATCCATATCAGGGTCGTTTTAGAAACATGCAGAAGAACAATCCTTATGGATTTACAGGACAGAGATTTGAAGCTGAAACCTGGATGTATTCCTTTGCTTACAGGACATATAACCCGGTGAGTAAAAGATGGCTGACACCTGATCCTATCCGTGATGGTATGAACTGGTATCAGTATGTGAGTTCTGATCCTGTTAATCTCTGGGATCCTTTGGGGTTAGAGGTACAGATAAATTATTATGTTACAGAGATCACTACTAATCCTGCTGGTGGTAAAACAGCTTCAGGTCATATGGATGTGACTAATATGGACACAGAAGAAAGTTTTAGAGTTGATGATGTAAAATCAGGAGGTCTTGTATGGGGAGAACTAGATGATTCTAACTATTATGCTCCTTTTGGCACATATGATATTTTAGAACATACACATCCTGACAACCCATTAATAGGGTATAAGTTATATCATAGGTTAGAAGCTCAGGATACTAATTATGGTGATGATAAAGTATATTTTGAAGATCAAGATCAAGCAGAGCGAGAACATTTGAGATTGCATTTTACTGGTAGTGGAACAACATATGGTTGTGTTATGGTACCAAATACCTGTGCTGAAAAAATACTTGATGAATTAAATAATACAAGAACAAGTACTGTTACAGTTAATTCAAAATCAAGAAACCCCTTTAAAAGATATGAAGAACAAATAAAATATGGAGAATTGCATATAATTGATGCAAGGGATGTGATGAAGGATGATTAATAATACTTTCAAAATATTAATAATAATTATTCTTATATCTATAACTCTTTTGATAAATATAGTGAATAGAGATAAGGACATATTGTGGAGGACTAAATTAAAAGGAGAATTATATAATGCTCAATTCTATGGAAACTCTAAGATAATATTAATTGGAACTGGAGGATTAAAGGTTATTAACTTAGAGGACGGCAAAATAGAATGGATAGATAAAATAGGTGAGGTAGTATATACTTATAATCAACCAGTATTGTATAAGAACAAATTATATACTGGAACAGAACAGTCTGAGAAAATATATGAAATAGATATATCTACTGGCGAGTATTTAAAAAAATATGATATTGAAGGAAAAGCAATGGCGACTCAATTGGGATCGAAATGTAAACTCTATTTTATAGCAAGAGAAAATGGATATGATAGATTTGTACTTAATAGTATAGATTTGAAAGATGAAACTATAGAAGAAATTTATGAGTTTCATCATCAAATTAAATATGTAAGAGATCCTATGGTGATAAATGAAGATAATATAATTATCCCTATAATTAAAGGATATGATATTAATGTAATATACAGTATAAATATCAGTGATAGAAAATTAAATTGGAAGACTGAGCTACCAAACACTGCTGCTAGACCTTCTATTTTGGTTCATCATAAAGATAACATATACTTTGTAGATAGTGAACAAAATACATTAAATGAATTAAATATTAAAACAGGTGAGATTGAGAATATTATATATATTGAAGAAATAACTCGCCCTGTTATTAATTATGATAGGAAAAACATATTAATATATGGCAATTTCTATAGTAAAGATGGAATAAAGCAATATTATACAGAATTGTACGTTTATAATCTTAAAGAAAAAGAGATGGAGATAATTGAGAAAAACTATCATAATGCAAAATTTTCTGGTGATAATGTAGTTTATGAATATGATAATAAAATATTTCTTTATAATATTGAAACTAAAGATACAAAAGAATTGTATTCGTTTGATAAAGAATTAATAGATATCTATACATCCAATCATCATTTACTACTTGTACTTGCAAATTACAGAAGAGATGTTCATGCACATCGAGAAGCTGCCACTTATATCTTGTTGGAACTTCCTAAAATTGAAGAATAATTTGTGTTTTTAGTTGAGTTAAGAAAATGATATACTTTATTTTAAATTAGTATATCATTTTCTTATTTAATGGTGAAAATGAATAAGTTTTGATATAGATAATTCATCAATTTCTACCTCAGGTAGAAGAACTACATCAAGAAATTAGAGATGGCAGACCTTTAAAAGCATATAACAATGGCTTTTATATACAGGAATACAACTATGACCCTGCTGGTAATCTTACTCAGGAAGTTAATGCCTGGGGAAGTATTGAATATCAATACAATTCAGGCAATCAACTTATACAGGCAGGTAATAGGGAATTCCATTATGATGTTTCAAACCATTAAAGTGTGAGAGTTTGAGTGAAAGATATAATTCTTTTTAGGATGTGATTAAGTATGACAAAATTAAATGCTATATCGATAGTATTGTCTTTTATAATTGTTTATTTAATTAATTCATGTGATTACTTGAATAAATCAAAAAAATTCTTTAAAAATATTTTTGTGGTTAAAAAAGTATGTCATTAGAAAGCTTTCTTATGTATTTTTATATATATAATATTTCAAGAATGATATTATATAGAATTCTATCATTAAATTTTCTATCTTTAATAGAAGTATTATTTCCGGCATTAGGATTTATTGTATTATATAAAATAGTAATCAAAATTGTTCCTTGATATTGGATATGCTATGTAATTGT
It encodes the following:
- a CDS encoding PQQ-binding-like beta-propeller repeat protein translates to MINNTFKILIIIILISITLLINIVNRDKDILWRTKLKGELYNAQFYGNSKIILIGTGGLKVINLEDGKIEWIDKIGEVVYTYNQPVLYKNKLYTGTEQSEKIYEIDISTGEYLKKYDIEGKAMATQLGSKCKLYFIARENGYDRFVLNSIDLKDETIEEIYEFHHQIKYVRDPMVINEDNIIIPIIKGYDINVIYSINISDRKLNWKTELPNTAARPSILVHHKDNIYFVDSEQNTLNELNIKTGEIENIIYIEEITRPVINYDRKNILIYGNFYSKDGIKQYYTELYVYNLKEKEMEIIEKNYHNAKFSGDNVVYEYDNKIFLYNIETKDTKELYSFDKELIDIYTSNHHLLLVLANYRRDVHAHREAATYILLELPKIEE